The Pyrodictium delaneyi genome contains a region encoding:
- the purS gene encoding phosphoribosylformylglycinamidine synthase subunit PurS, protein MPRHRVLVIVTYKPSARDPEGETLAAELRRLGYTWVQGIRAGKAFIVEVEAETREEAEKLVKEMAHETRLFNPAVHTLLVIPLA, encoded by the coding sequence GTGCCCCGGCACCGTGTGCTAGTCATCGTCACCTACAAGCCGTCAGCCCGGGACCCAGAGGGCGAGACGCTGGCAGCCGAGTTGCGGAGGCTAGGCTACACCTGGGTCCAGGGGATACGCGCCGGGAAGGCGTTCATAGTCGAGGTAGAGGCCGAGACAAGGGAGGAGGCAGAGAAGCTCGTAAAGGAGATGGCTCACGAGACCCGGCTCTTCAACCCTGCGGTCCACACGCTCCTGGTGATCCCTCTTGCCTAG
- a CDS encoding phosphoribosylaminoimidazolesuccinocarboxamide synthase gives MFRLVTQASLWARGSRLRPGELLYEGKAKRVLDAGDGLVVLEFKDEVTAFNGKLHDRAPGKGELAARLSARMFELLEEHGIPTHYVCYMGGSRLLARRYSVVPLEVIVRNYAYGSLLRRMPFFKSMERLSRPIVELHLKDDERGDPLVLPEDAVEAGLLSWRELWDIRSLALRVNSVLELFWRRRGLRLVDLKIEVARDSHGFVVVDEVSGDTMRLVDSSGRHLDKEVYRRSSSVEALLEAYRELARLAGEPKRRCE, from the coding sequence ATTTTTAGGCTAGTTACTCAGGCAAGTCTCTGGGCACGGGGGTCTAGGCTGCGCCCCGGAGAGCTACTCTACGAGGGTAAGGCCAAGCGGGTTCTTGACGCAGGGGACGGGCTGGTAGTCCTCGAGTTCAAGGACGAGGTCACGGCGTTCAACGGGAAGCTACACGATAGGGCGCCGGGCAAGGGTGAACTAGCAGCCAGGCTCTCTGCCAGGATGTTCGAGCTGTTAGAGGAACACGGGATCCCGACACACTATGTGTGCTACATGGGTGGTTCGCGGCTCCTTGCTAGAAGATATAGTGTCGTCCCTCTGGAGGTCATAGTGAGGAACTATGCTTACGGCTCACTTCTCCGCAGGATGCCCTTCTTCAAGTCCATGGAGAGGCTTTCGAGACCCATAGTAGAGCTGCACCTCAAGGATGATGAGAGGGGCGACCCGCTAGTACTGCCCGAGGACGCAGTTGAGGCTGGGCTCCTATCGTGGCGGGAGCTTTGGGATATCCGGAGCCTAGCCCTCAGGGTCAACAGTGTCCTTGAGCTGTTCTGGCGCCGCCGGGGGCTCAGGCTAGTAGACCTCAAGATAGAGGTGGCCCGGGACAGCCATGGCTTCGTAGTAGTTGACGAGGTCTCAGGCGACACTATGAGGCTTGTAGACTCTAGCGGCAGGCATTTGGACAAGGAGGTCTACCGGCGTAGCAGCAGCGTTGAGGCCCTGCTCGAGGCATACCGCGAGCTAGCCCGGCTAGCCGGCGAGCCCAAGAGGAGGTGCGAGTAA
- a CDS encoding P-II family nitrogen regulator, with protein sequence MPLKKIEAVIRPEKLNDVKKALDKIGVGGLTVVPVYGRGRQGGIKILFRGGKLQLDLLPKVKIEVVVRERQVEDAVKAIVEAAKTGEEGDGKIFILPVEDAVRIRTGERGENVL encoded by the coding sequence ATGCCCCTCAAGAAGATTGAGGCCGTAATCCGGCCCGAGAAGCTAAACGACGTCAAGAAAGCTCTGGATAAGATAGGTGTCGGCGGTTTAACCGTCGTACCGGTGTACGGCAGGGGCAGGCAGGGCGGAATCAAGATACTGTTCAGGGGCGGCAAGTTACAGCTAGACCTCCTACCAAAGGTGAAGATAGAGGTTGTAGTGCGCGAACGCCAGGTCGAAGACGCGGTGAAGGCTATTGTAGAAGCTGCAAAGACCGGCGAGGAGGGCGACGGCAAGATATTCATACTGCCAGTCGAAGACGCTGTCCGGATAAGGACAGGCGAAAGGGGAGAAAACGTACTCTAG
- a CDS encoding aldo/keto reductase encodes MLGKTGLRVSSAGVGLWQAGSRLWGTRGEQLREVREAILHALELGVNLFDTAELYGGGASERLLGEALHEAGEDAVVTTKVAGFRTTVDSIMKAAEASRRRLGRAPDILLHHWPPPFYVDICRVVRGLEEAVERGLAGYIGVSNYPQPLLARAMECTRRYEIAVNQVHYSLGYRVVENRLKPFMDRHGVALQAWSPLDKGALAGKTRADNLARRLDPVFRAVARDEELQRVLGEAAERLGVSKAVVAVAWLTAKGAFPLVGVRRRSHAEAVAEAARLELPSSIVEALDRASEHYRTRWGTCYNELGWSRVVPGPLQALLFRYLLRGI; translated from the coding sequence GTGCTGGGGAAGACTGGGCTTCGTGTCTCGAGTGCTGGGGTGGGCCTCTGGCAGGCCGGCTCCCGGCTATGGGGGACGCGTGGAGAGCAGTTACGAGAGGTCAGGGAGGCCATACTGCATGCTTTGGAGCTCGGGGTTAACCTGTTTGATACCGCTGAACTCTACGGCGGTGGGGCCTCGGAGCGCCTGCTGGGCGAGGCGTTGCACGAGGCAGGCGAGGACGCGGTCGTGACTACGAAGGTGGCCGGGTTCCGCACAACCGTGGACTCTATAATGAAGGCTGCCGAGGCTAGCCGGAGGAGGCTAGGCCGGGCGCCGGACATACTCCTGCATCACTGGCCACCGCCGTTCTACGTGGATATCTGCCGGGTGGTACGGGGCCTAGAGGAGGCGGTGGAGAGGGGCCTAGCCGGGTACATAGGGGTCTCTAATTACCCTCAACCGCTCCTAGCCAGGGCCATGGAGTGTACGAGGCGCTACGAGATAGCAGTGAACCAGGTACACTATAGCCTCGGGTACAGGGTCGTCGAGAACAGGCTTAAGCCCTTCATGGACCGGCATGGTGTAGCGCTGCAGGCGTGGAGCCCGCTCGACAAGGGTGCTCTCGCCGGCAAGACCAGGGCCGACAACCTGGCTCGGCGCCTCGACCCCGTCTTCCGGGCTGTCGCCCGCGATGAGGAGCTGCAGCGGGTTCTCGGGGAGGCTGCGGAGAGGCTAGGAGTCTCCAAGGCGGTAGTAGCGGTGGCGTGGCTAACGGCTAAGGGGGCTTTTCCCCTCGTGGGCGTCAGGCGGAGGAGCCATGCCGAAGCCGTGGCCGAGGCCGCGCGGCTAGAGCTGCCGAGCAGCATCGTCGAGGCGCTGGACCGGGCTAGCGAGCACTACCGTACACGCTGGGGTACATGCTACAATGAGCTAGGCTGGAGCCGTGTTGTGCCCGGTCCGCTGCAGGCACTGCTGTTCCGCTACCTGTTGCGGGGTATATAG
- a CDS encoding TlpA family protein disulfide reductase produces MELRDEELEKLLEKKARELMRKSKGGSGEVVVKRVGAGSRNGIYVYDRERGVWRLYRVEGGAFQLGELGDGVYVVYFGNTRCKACRSYDEYWHPFVETVGRELEGYHFVIVLCDWFTHRCSSPAASASFREHRVLASPTTLLAYVVGGKTVYQEKYEGVLTRDELEKVVPSFRERGERAQRGEKVESPLREKLARDDIVKLLEKMLGIRLM; encoded by the coding sequence GTGGAGCTGAGGGACGAGGAACTCGAGAAACTGCTGGAGAAGAAGGCTCGCGAGCTAATGAGGAAAAGTAAGGGAGGCTCAGGAGAGGTCGTAGTTAAGAGGGTTGGCGCGGGGAGCCGGAACGGGATCTACGTCTACGATCGAGAGCGTGGCGTGTGGCGGCTCTACCGGGTGGAGGGTGGAGCTTTCCAGCTTGGCGAGCTAGGGGACGGCGTCTACGTAGTCTACTTCGGCAATACCAGGTGTAAGGCGTGTAGGAGCTACGACGAGTACTGGCACCCGTTCGTCGAGACTGTGGGCAGGGAGCTGGAGGGCTACCACTTCGTAATAGTGCTCTGCGACTGGTTTACACACCGCTGCTCGTCTCCGGCTGCCTCCGCGAGCTTCCGGGAGCACCGCGTCCTAGCGTCGCCCACTACTCTGCTAGCCTACGTGGTCGGCGGTAAGACGGTGTACCAGGAGAAGTACGAGGGTGTGCTTACCAGGGATGAGCTGGAAAAGGTGGTTCCATCGTTCAGGGAGCGTGGCGAGCGGGCGCAGCGCGGCGAGAAGGTAGAATCGCCTCTACGGGAGAAGCTTGCAAGAGACGACATAGTGAAGCTTCTAGAGAAGATGCTGGGAATCAGACTCATGTAG
- a CDS encoding aldehyde ferredoxin oxidoreductase family protein has translation MLRGCSALSVPGYAGRIAFIDLSSGRVSVKELDQDTARLFLGGKGLLYLLGYQLIAPSAEPLDPRENKLIIAAGALAAHAPGASKTGFLAKSPLTSILCDTYAGQVFAGKLRLAGFDALVISGSSDEPVYIYVENGEVEVRPARHLWGSGAVEVVEAIRRETRQGASVAAIGPAGERLVRYANIMVDGFRAAGRCGLGAVMGSMGLKAVAVWGNRVPERARPGEWRRLYLEVYKRIRDDEPTRSWARYGTNDGVSVCSRLSMCPGWHWKRPWLPPEEAKKLGGDTVLERETPRSVYKKYAGVLWGWGCPIKCSKLAAPKKKGLEHIVVKPEYENLAMLGLAPGVLDVDEVLYTEWLVNNLGLDSISFGEAASWLMELYEEGLVQRGELTGMENEPRFGSPEAVRELARLVAERRGIGAVLAEGVEKASRILGRGSDRAVHVKGLEAAAWDPRGRRGLVVSYATADVGASHLRGWPRPHQPPSRGPAAEMVKSLIADRDWKVLLDSMGLCSFLPYTREEVAKLYSAVTGFETTPEELVLVGWRAEALARIHAALAGRVPEGDTAPKRWMEPVPEGPMKGEKAAQDWRDLEEAIREYYRQRGYHTTYGIPLPETLEKLGLGWAVGDAEKALKEAEKRIAPKEE, from the coding sequence CTGCTTCGCGGGTGCTCCGCCCTGAGTGTCCCAGGATATGCTGGCCGGATAGCGTTCATCGACCTCTCCTCGGGCCGGGTCAGCGTCAAGGAGCTAGACCAGGATACCGCTAGGCTCTTCCTGGGCGGTAAGGGGCTGCTCTACCTACTCGGCTACCAGCTTATAGCGCCAAGCGCTGAGCCGCTCGACCCCCGCGAGAACAAGCTAATCATCGCGGCGGGAGCGCTGGCAGCTCACGCCCCGGGAGCCTCCAAGACAGGATTCCTGGCTAAGAGTCCTTTGACGAGCATCCTCTGCGACACCTACGCTGGCCAGGTGTTCGCAGGCAAACTCCGCCTAGCTGGCTTCGACGCCCTCGTGATCAGCGGCAGCTCCGACGAGCCCGTCTACATCTATGTGGAGAACGGCGAGGTCGAGGTGAGGCCAGCCCGGCACCTATGGGGCAGCGGCGCGGTAGAAGTCGTGGAAGCTATTCGGAGAGAAACCAGACAGGGTGCCAGCGTAGCGGCGATAGGCCCTGCTGGGGAGCGGCTTGTACGCTACGCCAACATAATGGTTGACGGGTTCCGGGCTGCGGGCCGCTGCGGCCTCGGCGCGGTCATGGGCTCGATGGGGCTGAAGGCGGTAGCTGTCTGGGGCAACCGCGTCCCCGAGAGGGCCCGGCCAGGCGAGTGGAGGCGGCTCTACCTCGAGGTCTACAAGCGCATACGGGACGACGAGCCTACCCGGAGCTGGGCCCGCTACGGCACGAATGACGGCGTCTCCGTCTGTAGCAGGCTAAGCATGTGTCCGGGCTGGCACTGGAAGAGGCCCTGGCTTCCCCCAGAGGAGGCCAAGAAGCTAGGCGGCGATACAGTACTCGAGCGCGAGACGCCACGCAGCGTCTACAAGAAGTATGCCGGCGTCCTCTGGGGCTGGGGCTGCCCGATAAAGTGCAGCAAGCTCGCCGCGCCCAAGAAGAAAGGGCTCGAGCACATAGTGGTTAAGCCCGAGTACGAGAACCTCGCTATGCTCGGCCTAGCACCCGGCGTCCTCGACGTAGACGAGGTGCTCTACACGGAGTGGCTGGTCAACAACCTGGGCCTAGACAGTATAAGCTTCGGCGAGGCAGCGTCCTGGCTCATGGAGCTCTACGAGGAGGGCCTAGTGCAGAGGGGCGAGCTAACAGGCATGGAGAACGAGCCCAGGTTCGGCAGCCCGGAGGCGGTACGAGAGCTAGCCCGGCTAGTCGCGGAGCGCCGTGGAATAGGCGCGGTGCTAGCCGAGGGCGTGGAGAAGGCCTCCCGCATCCTCGGCCGCGGCTCCGACCGGGCAGTCCACGTGAAGGGTCTCGAGGCAGCGGCCTGGGACCCGCGTGGCCGCCGCGGCCTAGTAGTGAGCTACGCCACAGCCGACGTGGGTGCTAGTCATCTCCGGGGCTGGCCGAGGCCCCACCAGCCGCCGAGCCGCGGCCCAGCAGCCGAGATGGTGAAAAGCCTGATAGCTGACAGGGACTGGAAGGTACTGCTGGATAGCATGGGGCTGTGCAGCTTCCTCCCATACACCCGCGAAGAGGTCGCCAAGCTATACAGCGCAGTCACAGGCTTCGAGACCACGCCGGAGGAGCTCGTGCTGGTCGGCTGGAGGGCCGAAGCCCTCGCAAGGATACACGCGGCGCTAGCCGGCAGGGTCCCCGAGGGCGACACGGCGCCAAAGCGGTGGATGGAGCCAGTCCCCGAGGGCCCAATGAAGGGCGAGAAGGCGGCCCAGGACTGGCGCGACCTAGAAGAGGCGATAAGGGAGTACTACCGCCAGCGCGGCTACCACACAACCTATGGCATACCTCTCCCCGAGACGCTCGAGAAGCTAGGCCTAGGCTGGGCGGTAGGAGACGCCGAGAAGGCGCTGAAGGAAGCTGAGAAGCGGATAGCGCCAAAGGAAGAGTAG
- the purQ gene encoding phosphoribosylformylglycinamidine synthase subunit PurQ — protein MPRVAVLRFPGTNCDQETAYMLREVARAEARVVWHTEYRWRDWDATVIPGGFSYGDYGRAGLLASWSPAAGQLREAAENGVPLLGVCNGFQVLVEAGVLPGALLPNENGRFVARWLRVRVHKPRGPWLLHVEDSAVLDMPVAHAEGRYYHPEPGRLLQSRPWLEYLENPNGSIANVAGLASEDGSVLGLMPHPERAASPLQAPRGCRPGGRPLFTSIGEALRRGW, from the coding sequence TTGCCTAGAGTCGCGGTACTACGGTTCCCCGGCACCAATTGTGACCAGGAGACAGCCTACATGCTGCGGGAGGTAGCCCGTGCCGAGGCCCGCGTCGTGTGGCACACTGAGTACCGTTGGAGGGACTGGGACGCTACGGTGATCCCCGGTGGCTTCAGCTATGGGGACTATGGGCGCGCAGGGCTCCTAGCCTCCTGGAGCCCGGCAGCCGGGCAGCTCCGCGAAGCAGCTGAGAACGGTGTCCCGCTGCTCGGGGTATGCAACGGGTTCCAGGTCCTCGTGGAGGCGGGCGTGCTTCCCGGCGCACTGCTACCCAACGAGAACGGTCGCTTCGTGGCGAGGTGGCTCCGGGTCCGCGTCCACAAGCCCAGGGGGCCCTGGCTCCTTCACGTAGAGGATAGTGCTGTGCTCGACATGCCGGTAGCGCACGCTGAGGGCCGCTACTACCACCCAGAGCCCGGGAGGCTCCTCCAGTCTAGGCCCTGGCTGGAGTACCTCGAGAACCCGAACGGAAGCATAGCCAACGTCGCTGGCCTGGCTTCTGAGGACGGCTCTGTGCTCGGGCTGATGCCGCACCCGGAGCGCGCAGCAAGCCCGCTCCAGGCTCCCCGTGGCTGCCGGCCTGGCGGCCGCCCGTTGTTCACATCGATAGGCGAGGCGCTGCGCCGGGGATGGTAG
- the purF gene encoding amidophosphoribosyltransferase: MCGVAAWLGDDAASAVYELLLELQHRGQEAAGIAFLANGGIRLVGGPGLVREAIRLPAAAARAWAAIGHVRYSTSGRYGGEQYQPVAGSKGLVHIAFNGNIVNYRELGRELLGRSYTWDAQLVADLVEALYLEQGSLADALREAAQLLRGAYSLVAITSRGELAAARDPYGVRPLAYAVGDGYAAVASETAALDSLGLPWREVGAGRMLYCNGSPKDCVETGLASGHEPRPCAFEYIYFLRPDSVFEGVEAHAARLEMGRRLARRDTVEADLVAPVPDSGRSAAIGYALERGLPYTEVLYRNRYAGRAFIAPPGERNGRLKRKFNPIRSTTWGRRIILVDDSVVRGDTSRWLARILRRSGAREIHLRVASPPVVMPCFLGIDTPSRGELVAHGRSGDEISRVLGVDSILYLGMRDLEEAVGRRLCLGCFGGAYPFPLDVARLEKVFTEDRR, from the coding sequence GTGTGCGGCGTAGCTGCATGGCTAGGCGATGACGCGGCCTCGGCAGTCTATGAGCTACTCCTGGAGCTCCAGCACCGGGGCCAGGAGGCTGCCGGGATAGCGTTCCTAGCCAACGGTGGCATCAGGCTCGTCGGCGGCCCGGGGCTTGTGCGGGAGGCGATACGCCTCCCCGCTGCAGCGGCTAGGGCTTGGGCAGCTATAGGGCATGTCAGGTACAGCACTAGCGGAAGGTATGGCGGCGAGCAGTACCAGCCAGTAGCCGGCAGCAAGGGCCTAGTCCACATCGCCTTCAACGGGAACATCGTCAACTACCGGGAGCTTGGCCGAGAACTGCTAGGCCGCAGCTACACCTGGGACGCCCAGCTAGTAGCAGACCTCGTGGAGGCCCTCTACCTGGAGCAGGGGAGCCTCGCTGACGCGCTCCGCGAGGCCGCACAGCTGCTGCGCGGGGCCTACAGCCTCGTAGCAATCACGTCCCGCGGCGAGCTAGCAGCCGCCCGGGACCCCTACGGGGTTCGCCCCCTAGCTTACGCAGTGGGCGACGGCTACGCGGCCGTGGCCAGCGAGACAGCAGCGCTAGACTCGCTGGGGCTCCCCTGGAGAGAAGTAGGCGCTGGGAGAATGCTCTACTGCAATGGCTCCCCCAAGGACTGTGTAGAGACGGGGTTGGCTTCCGGGCACGAGCCGCGGCCCTGTGCGTTCGAATACATCTACTTCCTCAGACCCGACAGCGTCTTCGAGGGCGTCGAGGCGCACGCGGCTCGGCTCGAGATGGGCCGCCGGCTCGCCCGCCGCGACACGGTGGAGGCAGACCTTGTGGCGCCGGTTCCGGATAGCGGCAGGAGCGCGGCGATAGGATATGCATTGGAGCGGGGGCTCCCCTACACCGAGGTCTTGTACCGCAACCGGTACGCTGGTCGCGCCTTCATAGCGCCCCCAGGGGAGAGGAACGGGAGGCTCAAGCGCAAGTTCAACCCGATACGCTCGACGACTTGGGGCCGTAGAATAATCCTCGTAGACGATAGTGTCGTCCGCGGCGATACTAGCAGGTGGCTAGCCCGTATCCTCCGTCGCTCGGGGGCCCGCGAGATACATCTCCGCGTCGCCTCGCCGCCCGTGGTTATGCCGTGCTTCCTCGGCATAGACACTCCTAGCCGCGGCGAGCTAGTAGCCCACGGCAGAAGCGGAGACGAGATCAGCCGGGTCCTAGGCGTTGACAGCATCCTGTACCTCGGTATGAGGGACCTAGAGGAGGCTGTTGGCCGCCGTCTCTGTCTTGGATGCTTCGGCGGAGCATATCCCTTCCCCCTAGACGTAGCCCGTCTCGAAAAGGTGTTTACAGAGGATCGGAGGTGA
- the purL gene encoding phosphoribosylformylglycinamidine synthase subunit PurL, translating to MPLTERELEEIRRRLGREPTREELALFEATWSEHCSYKSTRRLLRMLPTEAPWVLVGPGRDAGAVKLFDDVAVVARIESHNHPSAVDPYNGAATGVGGIVRDVLGLGAQPIALLDALYLGSLRTPVSRWLTKGIVRGISDYGNRIGVPTVAGETWFHASYERQPLVNVACIGVARPGDLLPGSVEPGDVMVLAGNSTGRDGMLGSSFASRPLGSREEDIAAVQVGNPFLEKLLIDALTEAFEKKLLRHVKDLGGGGLATAVSETAASSGVGAVVHLDRVHLREGDMEPAEILVSESQERMLLVPWRDKLGELLRLLDRYGVEASVIGYFDDTRRLRAVYRGRVVVDLPVELAASAPPVERSAESPPAPRELPGLSLAEEELGWLLERVVSSPRVAGKAWVYEQYDWGVQGRTVAPPGYADAAVLWLRDGTNRGVVAALAGNPRYTRQDPFRGAALSLAEAYRHVAAVGGEPLAALDNINAGNPEKPRQFWYFKRIVEGLAWMARGLGIPFIGGNVSLYNEDEHGHMVDPVASVLVVGRISDVSRATSLALTGEGVLVAVGETRPELGASEAVELLLGEPAGLPPRPRPREEAAAARLVRSLVEDGLVLAVHSVGLGGAATAVARMAIAGGVGARLDLSAICPACRSLLEAGFSETPGRYILEVQRDSVGEVLRRAETVGVWARVVGETGGDCVELASGKRTLARVPLVRLSEAYTTTLEKLMREG from the coding sequence ATGCCGCTGACGGAGAGGGAGCTGGAGGAGATACGCCGGAGGCTGGGCCGCGAGCCGACCCGGGAGGAGCTAGCACTATTCGAGGCCACGTGGAGCGAGCACTGTAGCTACAAGAGCACCCGGCGGCTCCTAAGGATGCTGCCCACCGAGGCCCCATGGGTGCTCGTGGGCCCCGGCCGCGACGCGGGCGCGGTGAAGCTCTTCGACGACGTAGCGGTAGTGGCTCGTATCGAGAGTCACAACCACCCGTCGGCTGTAGACCCCTACAACGGGGCTGCGACCGGTGTAGGGGGCATAGTCCGCGACGTGCTGGGCCTCGGAGCCCAGCCAATAGCGCTGCTCGACGCGCTCTACCTGGGGAGCCTCCGTACCCCGGTCTCCAGGTGGCTGACCAAGGGCATAGTGCGGGGTATAAGCGACTACGGCAACCGTATCGGAGTCCCCACGGTGGCAGGTGAGACGTGGTTCCACGCTAGCTACGAGAGGCAGCCCCTAGTCAACGTGGCGTGCATAGGCGTAGCACGGCCCGGGGACCTGCTCCCTGGCAGCGTCGAGCCCGGAGACGTGATGGTTCTCGCGGGCAACTCTACCGGTAGGGACGGTATGCTTGGGAGTAGCTTTGCTAGCCGGCCCCTGGGCAGCCGGGAGGAGGACATAGCTGCTGTCCAAGTCGGGAACCCGTTCCTCGAGAAGCTGCTCATCGACGCGCTCACAGAGGCTTTCGAGAAGAAGCTGCTCCGCCACGTGAAGGACCTGGGCGGCGGGGGCCTGGCGACAGCAGTGTCGGAGACAGCTGCCTCCAGCGGTGTTGGCGCCGTAGTGCACCTCGACCGCGTCCATCTCCGCGAGGGTGACATGGAGCCCGCGGAGATACTGGTCTCGGAGAGCCAGGAGCGCATGCTCCTAGTACCGTGGAGGGATAAACTCGGCGAGCTACTCCGGTTGCTGGACCGCTACGGCGTGGAGGCGAGCGTCATAGGCTATTTCGACGACACGAGGAGGCTCCGCGCGGTCTACCGTGGCAGAGTCGTGGTAGACCTCCCCGTGGAGCTCGCCGCATCGGCGCCGCCTGTTGAAAGGAGCGCCGAGTCACCACCAGCCCCCCGTGAGCTGCCGGGCCTCAGCCTAGCCGAAGAGGAGCTAGGCTGGCTGCTGGAGCGCGTAGTCTCCTCGCCCCGGGTAGCGGGGAAGGCCTGGGTCTACGAGCAGTACGACTGGGGCGTCCAGGGCCGTACGGTCGCGCCGCCGGGCTACGCCGATGCAGCGGTTCTCTGGCTCCGCGACGGTACGAACCGCGGGGTAGTAGCAGCTCTTGCAGGGAACCCGCGCTATACCCGGCAGGACCCGTTCCGGGGAGCTGCGCTCAGCCTAGCCGAGGCCTACCGGCACGTAGCAGCCGTGGGCGGCGAGCCACTAGCAGCTCTTGACAACATCAATGCAGGTAACCCGGAGAAGCCGCGGCAGTTCTGGTACTTCAAACGCATAGTAGAAGGCCTAGCCTGGATGGCCCGCGGCCTCGGCATACCCTTCATCGGGGGCAACGTGAGCCTCTATAACGAGGACGAGCATGGCCACATGGTAGACCCGGTCGCCTCCGTGCTAGTCGTAGGCAGGATAAGCGACGTCTCCAGGGCAACAAGCCTAGCTCTAACCGGAGAAGGCGTCCTCGTGGCAGTGGGAGAGACGCGGCCAGAGCTGGGCGCGAGCGAGGCAGTTGAACTCCTCCTAGGGGAGCCAGCGGGGCTCCCACCCAGGCCTCGGCCTAGAGAAGAAGCAGCTGCCGCCAGGCTGGTCAGGAGCCTGGTAGAGGATGGGCTTGTGCTCGCAGTCCACTCGGTCGGCCTAGGCGGTGCAGCAACAGCTGTAGCCCGGATGGCGATAGCCGGCGGCGTCGGCGCCCGTCTTGACCTCTCAGCCATCTGCCCGGCATGCCGGAGCCTACTCGAGGCAGGGTTCTCGGAGACCCCGGGCCGCTACATCCTCGAAGTACAGCGCGACAGCGTTGGCGAGGTTCTGCGTCGCGCAGAGACAGTAGGTGTCTGGGCCCGTGTCGTGGGCGAGACGGGAGGCGACTGCGTAGAGCTGGCCTCGGGCAAGAGGACTCTAGCCAGGGTGCCTTTGGTCAGGCTCTCCGAGGCCTATACCACTACCCTAGAGAAGCTGATGAGGGAGGGGTGA
- a CDS encoding ammonium transporter, which translates to MQAGFAMVEAGFTRHKNAVNVLFKNVADFAVASIAFFLVGYAFMMGDDWKGIIGTSGFALLGDYYDVQEILIWFFMLVFAGTAATIVSGAIAERPKFIGYLLGSIVVSAIIYPIYGHWIWGSGWLAEHPFLKKLAGGYGALDFAGSGAVHALGGYVALAALLVLGPRIGRYDEKGNPRPIPGHSMTLAALGTFILWFCWFGFNAGSTLSAHELRVSIIAANTNLAAASGALTAMVITWLKLGKPELGLTLNGALGGLVAITAPCAWVAPWAAIIIGTVAGFIVTYGYWWLERRGIDDAVGAVPVHGFCGTWGLIALGIFADGTYGVYTTEPPLVTGLLYGNPGFLAVQLISAVVNFAWAFGTGYIVYMAIDKLVGGLRVSPKEETIGLDVAEHMAVAYPYFVQTEVTPSPTIIKEERRQWIGQIKYMIINSSG; encoded by the coding sequence ATGCAAGCTGGTTTCGCTATGGTCGAGGCCGGCTTCACTAGACACAAAAACGCCGTAAACGTGCTGTTCAAGAATGTTGCAGACTTCGCTGTCGCGAGCATAGCATTCTTCCTCGTCGGCTACGCCTTCATGATGGGTGACGATTGGAAAGGCATCATAGGTACCAGCGGCTTCGCACTCCTAGGAGACTACTATGATGTCCAGGAGATACTGATATGGTTCTTCATGCTGGTCTTCGCTGGTACAGCAGCAACGATAGTCTCCGGCGCCATTGCCGAGAGGCCGAAGTTCATAGGCTATCTACTGGGCAGCATAGTAGTAAGCGCTATCATATATCCGATATACGGGCACTGGATCTGGGGCAGCGGATGGCTCGCCGAGCACCCATTCCTTAAGAAGCTCGCTGGGGGCTATGGTGCACTCGATTTTGCCGGCTCCGGCGCTGTCCACGCACTTGGAGGCTACGTAGCCCTCGCTGCCCTCCTCGTGCTAGGACCCAGGATCGGCAGGTACGACGAGAAGGGCAACCCTAGGCCGATACCAGGTCACAGCATGACGCTAGCAGCTCTAGGCACATTCATACTATGGTTCTGCTGGTTCGGATTCAACGCAGGCTCAACACTCTCAGCCCACGAGCTAAGGGTATCAATCATAGCAGCTAACACCAACCTAGCCGCTGCATCCGGCGCATTAACAGCCATGGTTATAACCTGGCTCAAGCTCGGTAAGCCGGAGCTCGGTTTAACACTCAACGGCGCGCTAGGCGGACTAGTAGCTATCACCGCGCCCTGTGCATGGGTCGCACCCTGGGCAGCCATAATCATCGGGACGGTTGCAGGGTTCATAGTGACCTACGGCTACTGGTGGCTCGAGCGCCGCGGAATAGATGATGCCGTAGGCGCCGTACCAGTGCACGGGTTCTGTGGTACCTGGGGCCTCATAGCGCTCGGCATATTCGCCGACGGCACGTACGGTGTCTACACCACTGAGCCGCCGCTGGTCACGGGCCTTCTCTACGGGAATCCCGGCTTCCTAGCAGTGCAGCTAATCTCTGCGGTCGTGAACTTTGCGTGGGCCTTCGGCACCGGCTACATAGTGTACATGGCTATAGACAAGCTTGTGGGCGGGCTACGCGTCAGCCCGAAGGAGGAGACGATTGGCCTCGATGTCGCCGAGCACATGGCGGTAGCATACCCCTACTTCGTGCAGACGGAAGTAACACCATCACCAACAATAATAAAAGAAGAACGACGCCAATGGATTGGACAAATAAAATACATGATCATAAATAGTTCGGGGTGA